A single genomic interval of Lacrimispora sphenoides JCM 1415 harbors:
- a CDS encoding bacteriohemerythrin, with translation MPWTPNLSVGISMIDDQHKMWFEKAEALFEAGKNNRAKEYVGELLDFLDDYTKKHFADEEKYMMSIHYPGYAEQKQAHTAFIAQLEKLRSEYKSSGGNLLVILNANQMVVDWLTKHISNMDKKIGDYAKNAH, from the coding sequence ATGCCGTGGACACCGAATTTATCCGTAGGGATATCAATGATTGATGATCAGCATAAAATGTGGTTTGAAAAAGCAGAAGCGCTGTTTGAAGCAGGGAAAAACAACCGCGCAAAGGAGTACGTTGGAGAGCTTCTTGATTTTTTGGATGATTATACGAAAAAGCATTTTGCAGACGAAGAAAAATACATGATGAGCATTCATTATCCCGGTTATGCAGAGCAAAAGCAGGCTCATACCGCTTTCATTGCGCAGCTGGAGAAATTAAGGAGTGAATATAAATCTTCCGGGGGCAATCTTCTGGTGATTTTAAACGCCAATCAAATGGTAGTGGATTGGCTCACAAAACATATTTCTAACATGGATAAAAAAATTGGTGATTATGCAAAGAATGCTCACTAA
- the metA gene encoding homoserine O-acetyltransferase MetA, whose translation MPIKVQKDLPAKAILEKENIFMMDEDRALSQDIRPLQILIINLMPVKEETETQLLRALSNTPLQVDCTFLMLESHTSKNTSASHLNKFYVYFDEVKKRKFDGMIITGAPVENMEFEEVNYWEELKKIMEWSKTHVTSTLHICWGAQAGLYYHYGIQKYKRESKLSGIYRHKVLDRKVPLVRSLDDYMMAPHSRFTEVRREDIEKQPELVILAESKEAGILLVMSRDGKQVFVQGHPEYDRMTLDGEYHRDLDKGLEPEIPCNYYENDDPDTVPVLNWRNGANTMYGNWLNFYVYQITPYLLEAEE comes from the coding sequence ATGCCGATTAAAGTACAAAAGGATTTACCTGCTAAAGCCATACTGGAAAAAGAGAACATTTTTATGATGGATGAGGACCGTGCCTTAAGCCAGGACATCCGTCCTCTTCAGATCTTGATCATTAATCTCATGCCTGTAAAGGAAGAGACAGAGACTCAGCTTCTCCGGGCCCTATCCAACACTCCGCTGCAGGTAGACTGTACCTTTTTGATGCTGGAAAGCCATACCTCCAAGAATACGTCAGCCAGCCATTTAAATAAATTCTACGTTTATTTTGATGAGGTAAAGAAAAGAAAATTCGATGGCATGATCATCACCGGTGCGCCGGTGGAGAACATGGAATTCGAAGAGGTGAACTACTGGGAAGAATTAAAGAAGATCATGGAATGGAGCAAAACCCATGTGACCAGTACCCTTCATATCTGCTGGGGAGCCCAGGCAGGGCTTTATTACCATTATGGCATACAGAAATACAAGAGAGAGAGTAAACTGTCAGGCATCTACCGGCATAAGGTTCTGGACCGGAAGGTTCCCCTTGTCCGCAGTCTGGATGATTATATGATGGCGCCTCATTCCCGCTTCACAGAAGTAAGGAGAGAGGATATTGAAAAGCAGCCGGAGCTGGTGATTCTTGCGGAATCAAAAGAGGCCGGGATACTTCTGGTAATGAGCCGGGACGGAAAGCAGGTATTTGTCCAGGGACATCCGGAATACGACCGTATGACTTTAGACGGGGAATATCACCGGGATCTGGATAAGGGATTGGAGCCTGAGATTCCATGCAATTATTATGAGAATGATGATCCTGATACGGTGCCGGTTCTTAATTGGAGAAATGGGGCAAACACCATGTATGGGAACTGGCTGAATTTCTATGTATATCAGATCACGCCTTATTTACTTGAGGCGGAGGAATAA
- a CDS encoding DNA-3-methyladenine glycosylase family protein: MAAVETKFFDYGRKEIEYLSNSDPVLGDAMARFGRVEREVIPDPFAALINAIIGQLISVSSAKTVWSRMQESLGDISPENLSAVSADEIQRCGMIMKKAISISELSKDILQGKVCLNNLRQLPDQEIIRYLTTIKGVGLWTAEMLLINCLERPDVVSWGDIAIRRGMEKLYDFPKLTKDQFEVCKSRYSPYGSVASIYLWKISIL; this comes from the coding sequence ATGGCGGCCGTTGAGACGAAGTTCTTTGATTACGGCAGAAAGGAAATAGAATACCTCTCCAATTCAGACCCGGTGCTTGGTGATGCGATGGCACGGTTCGGACGGGTGGAGAGGGAGGTAATACCTGATCCCTTTGCTGCTCTGATCAATGCAATTATAGGCCAGCTTATATCTGTAAGTTCTGCCAAAACCGTATGGAGTCGAATGCAGGAAAGTCTCGGAGATATTTCCCCGGAAAACTTATCAGCCGTTTCAGCGGATGAAATTCAGCGCTGCGGCATGATCATGAAAAAGGCTATATCCATCTCTGAGCTGTCAAAGGACATTTTACAGGGTAAGGTATGTCTGAATAATTTGCGGCAACTGCCGGACCAGGAGATCATCCGGTACTTAACGACGATAAAAGGGGTTGGGCTTTGGACAGCTGAAATGCTTCTCATTAATTGCCTGGAACGTCCTGATGTGGTTAGCTGGGGTGACATCGCCATTCGCAGGGGAATGGAAAAACTGTATGATTTTCCTAAGCTGACAAAGGACCAATTCGAAGTGTGCAAGAGCCGGTATTCACCCTATGGCTCGGTAGCTTCCATTTATTTGTGGAAGATTTCCATTTTATAA
- a CDS encoding recombinase family protein → MDRLTQAAYEKKNVFARASACYKAALYMRLSKDDDGTGESSSIGTQRKMLRSYAIENDFEIYGEYVDDGYSGTNFDRPSWKRLLKDIDARKVNLVITKDLSRLGRDYIMTGQLTEIYFPSRGIRYIAVNDGYDSDSPWSDIAPFKNIVNEMYARDTSKKIRSAFQTKINEGAFIGNFAPYGYQKDPQNKNHLLVDPVAASIVREIFEWAEQGAAPSQIAEILNKRKVLTPAMYRCAERPYLNLDDYSRRKEWTSGTVCKLLSNPVYLGHIVQGKTVKVSFKSSMTLRKPRNEWVVVKDKHEPLISGETYERVRRRSVSRKSTAVTGFTNVFSGLAKCGDCGRNMSSTGAGGKAKSRKLVCGGYKLYGRKECTNHFMDYELLYYVVLQEIRSLLSFTESEKEEIEETLREPVSPGEMQGEEKAVFSLKNRKKELGHIIEKLYEDRVNERISEDRFYIMLDSFEKEEKKIAESLAMMERPCSLVQESEPASDGLLSSLLEDMSQEKGLSSDLLGKFIDRIEIYQSSEGGEGKAGRKYQTIRIYYKVAPIEDRNGLA, encoded by the coding sequence ATGGATCGATTAACTCAGGCAGCTTATGAGAAAAAGAACGTCTTTGCAAGGGCGTCAGCCTGCTACAAGGCGGCACTTTACATGCGCCTGTCAAAAGACGACGATGGTACAGGGGAAAGCTCCAGCATTGGCACTCAGCGGAAAATGCTTCGTTCCTATGCGATAGAAAATGACTTTGAAATTTACGGGGAATATGTGGATGACGGTTACAGCGGAACCAATTTTGACCGCCCGTCCTGGAAACGGCTGTTGAAAGATATAGATGCAAGGAAGGTAAACCTGGTGATTACCAAGGATTTATCCCGCCTTGGAAGGGATTATATCATGACAGGACAGCTTACTGAAATTTATTTCCCTTCCAGAGGGATCCGGTACATAGCGGTCAATGATGGCTATGATTCCGATAGTCCGTGGAGTGATATTGCGCCGTTTAAGAACATTGTAAATGAGATGTATGCCAGAGATACATCAAAAAAGATCCGCAGTGCATTCCAGACCAAAATAAATGAGGGGGCATTTATCGGGAATTTTGCGCCCTACGGCTACCAGAAAGATCCGCAAAATAAAAACCACCTTCTCGTTGATCCAGTGGCAGCTTCCATTGTCCGGGAGATCTTTGAATGGGCGGAGCAGGGAGCGGCTCCATCCCAAATTGCTGAGATTTTAAATAAGAGAAAGGTGTTGACACCGGCCATGTACCGCTGCGCCGAACGGCCTTATTTAAACCTGGATGATTATTCCAGGAGAAAGGAATGGACATCAGGCACGGTCTGTAAGCTGTTAAGCAATCCCGTATACTTAGGCCACATTGTTCAGGGAAAGACTGTAAAGGTTTCCTTTAAAAGCAGTATGACCCTTCGGAAGCCCAGAAACGAGTGGGTGGTTGTTAAGGATAAGCATGAGCCACTCATTTCCGGGGAGACTTATGAACGGGTAAGAAGACGGAGCGTTTCCCGCAAAAGCACAGCGGTAACCGGTTTTACCAATGTTTTTTCCGGACTTGCCAAGTGTGGGGACTGCGGCAGAAACATGTCATCCACAGGAGCCGGTGGAAAAGCGAAATCCCGCAAGCTGGTATGCGGAGGGTATAAGCTTTACGGAAGGAAAGAATGTACAAATCACTTTATGGATTACGAACTTCTTTATTATGTGGTTCTTCAGGAAATCCGCAGCCTGCTATCATTTACAGAAAGTGAAAAAGAAGAAATTGAAGAAACCCTTCGTGAGCCTGTTAGCCCTGGAGAAATGCAGGGGGAAGAAAAGGCAGTGTTTTCACTGAAAAATAGAAAAAAAGAGCTTGGCCACATAATTGAAAAACTCTATGAAGACCGGGTAAATGAAAGGATTAGTGAGGATCGGTTTTATATAATGCTGGATTCCTTTGAAAAAGAGGAAAAGAAGATTGCAGAAAGCCTGGCCATGATGGAAAGACCCTGTTCTTTGGTTCAGGAAAGTGAGCCTGCTTCTGACGGCCTGCTGTCCAGCCTGTTAGAAGATATGAGCCAGGAAAAAGGGCTTTCTTCCGATTTGCTGGGAAAATTTATAGATAGAATTGAGATTTACCAAAGCAGTGAAGGGGGAGAGGGGAAAGCAGGGCGTAAATACCAGACGATACGAATCTATTACAAAGTGGCTCCTATAGAAGATAGGAACGGTTTAGCATAA
- a CDS encoding bifunctional transcriptional activator/DNA repair enzyme AdaA, translated as MLTEEEKWKAALECDASYDGRFYYGVKTTGIFCRPSCKSKSPKRENVEFFDTAEQARENGLRPCKRCRPDLLEFHPQRENAEKIKVVYDLYYSDNDRLREELKNLGLSRNRILQLFQNQYEKTPTEYLNGLRIDNAKKLLANTPDNILQIALQSGFGSLSSFYTQFKRVTGVSPNEYRENLTGKNAD; from the coding sequence ATGCTGACAGAGGAAGAAAAATGGAAGGCTGCACTGGAATGTGATGCGTCTTATGACGGCAGATTTTATTACGGAGTAAAAACAACAGGAATTTTCTGCCGTCCTTCCTGTAAATCAAAAAGCCCTAAACGTGAAAACGTTGAATTCTTTGATACAGCGGAGCAGGCGCGTGAAAACGGGCTTCGCCCCTGTAAACGCTGCCGTCCTGATTTGCTGGAATTTCACCCGCAGAGAGAGAATGCGGAAAAAATAAAGGTAGTTTATGACCTTTATTATTCAGACAATGATCGCTTAAGGGAGGAATTGAAAAATCTTGGGCTCAGCAGAAACAGAATCCTCCAGCTGTTTCAGAATCAATATGAAAAGACCCCGACGGAGTATTTAAATGGTTTACGCATAGACAATGCAAAAAAGCTTCTGGCAAATACCCCGGATAATATTCTGCAGATTGCTTTACAAAGCGGCTTTGGGAGTCTTTCATCTTTTTACACACAGTTTAAGCGTGTAACGGGTGTTTCTCCCAATGAATACCGGGAGAACCTCACAGGAAAGAATGCTGATTAG
- a CDS encoding MutS family DNA mismatch repair protein yields the protein MYQKYELEIRQRKSAHEECDNLANIVGRFKLIWIVMLGYTIYNAWTNHFPLKFIVLLLVEAVIFIIACIYHRKLFQRIAYEEGLIAIAKRNLCRMSGEWRTFDDIGEEFIDCNHNYAMDLDIVGRYSLFQFLNSTNTYYGRLRFAQDLLNPNYSQKDIQMRQESISELSNDYPWSSHLEYYFSKIGIDRSFPTLISELQCKNTFIKSKLLQLLLDIFRVLTCGSIIFSILTKSRYGILVASSLILFQLILWGIGFLKANRYIGIMRKIPYKILKYDDVFQEIVEKEFCSSRLKKIKSILHSAKEAIQDLSKISSNISQRQNGIACIFLNAVWLWDYKNAVDLDIWKRKHGDSVAMWFSAIGELESLLSLANLPRNCTVTSLPIISAQSNTIRAKNLGHPLLNNKNRVSNDLELNNNILIISGSNMSGKTTFMRTVGINMILASTGSYVCADQMTFSMMKVMTSMRIADALTEEISTFYAELKRIKEIIDTAQVNENLLFLIDEIFRGTNSVDRLKGAEGVLQKLHILGICGIITTHDLEVCKLESTYRRIKNYCFNERYSNNDILFDYKMKKGVSKTTNAQYLLKKVGII from the coding sequence ATGTATCAAAAATACGAACTTGAAATACGACAAAGAAAATCAGCGCACGAAGAATGCGATAATTTAGCTAATATAGTAGGAAGATTCAAATTGATTTGGATAGTTATGTTAGGGTATACCATTTATAATGCATGGACAAATCATTTCCCATTAAAATTTATTGTATTGTTGTTAGTAGAAGCGGTTATTTTTATTATTGCTTGCATCTATCATAGAAAACTATTTCAACGAATCGCATATGAGGAGGGTCTTATCGCTATTGCAAAAAGGAACTTGTGCCGCATGTCAGGAGAATGGAGAACATTCGATGACATTGGGGAAGAGTTTATTGATTGCAACCATAACTATGCAATGGATTTAGATATTGTGGGCAGGTATTCTTTGTTTCAGTTTTTGAACAGTACAAATACTTATTATGGAAGATTAAGGTTTGCACAAGACTTGTTGAATCCTAATTATTCACAAAAAGATATACAAATGAGGCAAGAGTCTATTTCTGAATTGAGCAATGATTATCCTTGGAGTAGTCACTTAGAATATTACTTTTCAAAAATCGGTATAGATAGGTCATTTCCCACGCTTATTTCAGAATTGCAGTGTAAAAACACTTTCATCAAAAGTAAGCTTTTACAACTCTTGTTGGATATTTTCCGTGTACTCACTTGTGGGTCAATCATTTTTTCTATATTAACAAAGAGTAGATACGGTATACTTGTTGCAAGCTCTTTGATTTTGTTTCAACTTATACTTTGGGGAATTGGCTTTCTTAAAGCAAATAGATATATAGGAATAATGAGGAAAATCCCTTATAAAATATTAAAATATGATGATGTTTTTCAGGAAATTGTGGAAAAAGAATTTTGTTCTTCTCGGTTAAAGAAAATCAAATCAATTTTACACTCGGCTAAAGAGGCAATACAAGATTTATCAAAAATATCAAGTAACATCAGTCAACGACAAAATGGAATTGCTTGCATCTTTTTGAATGCTGTATGGCTATGGGATTATAAAAATGCCGTGGATTTAGATATCTGGAAACGAAAGCATGGTGATTCAGTGGCTATGTGGTTTTCAGCTATAGGAGAATTGGAAAGCTTGCTGAGCTTGGCAAATCTGCCCCGTAATTGCACTGTTACTAGCCTTCCTATAATTTCCGCGCAATCGAATACCATAAGGGCTAAAAATTTAGGACACCCCCTTTTAAACAATAAAAATAGGGTTAGTAATGATTTGGAACTAAACAATAATATTCTAATTATTTCCGGCTCCAATATGTCTGGAAAAACCACATTTATGAGAACTGTGGGAATCAATATGATTTTAGCGAGTACTGGAAGTTATGTATGTGCAGATCAAATGACATTTTCCATGATGAAAGTTATGACTTCTATGCGTATAGCAGATGCGTTAACAGAAGAAATTTCCACATTCTATGCGGAACTAAAGCGAATTAAAGAAATTATAGATACAGCGCAGGTGAATGAGAATCTACTATTCCTGATTGATGAAATATTTCGAGGAACAAACTCTGTTGACAGGTTGAAAGGTGCAGAAGGAGTACTTCAAAAACTTCATATACTTGGAATATGCGGTATCATTACGACACATGATTTAGAGGTTTGTAAATTAGAAAGCACATACCGGCGTATTAAAAATTATTGTTTTAATGAACGATATTCTAATAACGATATTCTCTTTGATTATAAAATGAAAAAAGGAGTGTCGAAAACAACCAACGCACAATATCTTCTTAAAAAAGTTGGTATTATTTAA
- the ligA gene encoding NAD-dependent DNA ligase LigA, with protein MDANISRMKELIAVLTAAGKAYYQESREIMSNFEYDRLYDELKELEEETGIILSQSPTQYVGYQALSELPKEAHETPMLSLDKTKSTESLQEWLGGQTGVLSWKLDGLTVVLSYNHGTLQKAVTRGNGEIGEVITNNAKVFSNIPLNITHQGELVLRGEAVIKYSDFNRINEEIEEVAAKYKNPRNLCSGSVRQLNNQITAKRNVNFKAFGLVTAEGVDFKNSRKEQFEWLKRQGFDVVDFKMVTRDTLPEAVEEFSKAITNYDIPSDGLVLLLDDIAYGESLGRTSKFPRNAIAFKWADEIKETKLDHIEWSPSRTGLINPVAIFDPVELEGTTVSRASVHNLSIMEALELGEGDEITVYKANMIIPQIADNLTRSKKIRIPEQCPVCGGKTEIRKVNDVKSLYCTNPDCQAKRLKGFTLFTSRDALNIDGLSEATLEKFIGAGFIREFADIFHLEQHEEVITQMEGFGKKSYDNLIKAIEKASHTTLPRLIYGLGIAGIGLANAKMLCREFKFDFEKMRAAGEEELTAVPGIGKVLADAWITYFKEEKNNEMVDRLLSEVSFEGDMEVRGDGIFEGMVFVITGSVNHYENRKALQEAIEAHGGKATGSVTSKTTYLINNDTTSNSSKNKKAKELGVPIISEEDFIKMLEE; from the coding sequence ATGGACGCTAACATAAGCAGAATGAAAGAATTGATTGCCGTTTTGACGGCAGCAGGAAAGGCTTACTATCAGGAAAGCCGGGAAATCATGAGCAATTTTGAGTATGACAGGCTTTATGATGAGTTAAAGGAGCTGGAAGAGGAGACTGGAATCATACTTTCTCAAAGCCCCACGCAGTATGTAGGATACCAGGCGTTAAGCGAGCTTCCAAAAGAGGCCCACGAAACTCCCATGCTTTCCCTTGATAAGACCAAGAGCACGGAGAGTCTGCAGGAGTGGCTGGGCGGCCAGACCGGAGTGCTGTCCTGGAAGCTTGACGGTCTGACCGTTGTTCTTTCCTATAACCACGGAACCCTTCAAAAGGCCGTAACCAGAGGAAACGGAGAGATCGGCGAAGTTATCACAAATAATGCAAAAGTATTTTCTAACATTCCTTTAAATATAACCCATCAGGGAGAACTGGTTTTACGCGGAGAGGCAGTGATCAAGTATTCGGATTTTAACCGGATCAATGAAGAGATCGAAGAGGTTGCTGCCAAATACAAGAATCCAAGGAATTTATGCAGCGGATCCGTAAGGCAGTTAAACAACCAGATCACTGCTAAGAGAAATGTGAATTTTAAGGCATTTGGCCTGGTAACGGCGGAGGGCGTTGACTTTAAAAACTCCAGAAAAGAGCAGTTTGAATGGTTAAAGAGACAGGGCTTCGATGTGGTGGATTTTAAAATGGTGACCAGAGATACCCTGCCTGAGGCGGTAGAAGAGTTTTCCAAAGCCATTACCAACTATGATATTCCTTCAGACGGCCTGGTGCTTTTGTTAGATGATATCGCTTACGGAGAATCCCTTGGTCGTACATCCAAATTCCCCCGTAATGCCATTGCCTTTAAATGGGCCGATGAAATCAAGGAAACAAAACTAGACCACATCGAATGGAGCCCATCCAGAACCGGGCTCATTAACCCGGTGGCAATCTTTGATCCGGTGGAACTGGAAGGAACTACGGTGAGCCGGGCCAGCGTTCACAATCTAAGCATTATGGAGGCATTGGAGCTGGGAGAGGGAGATGAAATTACGGTTTATAAGGCTAACATGATCATTCCCCAGATTGCCGATAACCTGACAAGAAGCAAAAAGATACGGATCCCTGAACAATGTCCAGTCTGCGGCGGAAAAACGGAGATCCGCAAGGTGAATGATGTCAAGAGTTTATACTGCACCAACCCGGACTGTCAGGCCAAACGGCTGAAAGGTTTCACCCTTTTTACGAGCAGGGATGCATTAAACATTGACGGTTTATCAGAGGCGACCCTGGAAAAATTTATCGGAGCCGGTTTCATCCGGGAATTTGCGGATATTTTCCACCTGGAGCAGCATGAGGAAGTTATTACCCAGATGGAAGGCTTTGGAAAAAAGTCCTACGACAACCTGATAAAAGCAATAGAGAAAGCTTCCCATACCACCCTTCCAAGGCTGATCTATGGCCTGGGAATCGCAGGTATCGGATTGGCAAATGCCAAGATGCTGTGCCGGGAATTTAAGTTTGATTTTGAGAAGATGCGCGCAGCAGGAGAAGAGGAACTGACCGCAGTTCCAGGAATCGGAAAGGTGTTAGCGGATGCCTGGATCACTTATTTTAAGGAAGAGAAGAATAATGAGATGGTGGACCGCCTGCTGTCTGAGGTAAGCTTTGAGGGTGATATGGAGGTCAGGGGGGACGGAATCTTTGAAGGTATGGTATTTGTTATTACCGGTTCCGTGAACCACTATGAAAACCGTAAGGCCCTCCAGGAGGCCATAGAAGCCCACGGAGGCAAGGCTACCGGTTCGGTGACCTCTAAGACCACCTATTTGATCAACAATGATACTACGTCCAATTCTTCCAAGAATAAAAAGGCAAAGGAACTTGGAGTGCCCATTATTTCAGAAGAGGATTTCATAAAAATGCTGGAGGAATAA
- a CDS encoding methylated-DNA--[protein]-cysteine S-methyltransferase, giving the protein MKHTAYIKTVLGPIKISEVDGFITELLFVKDTHDIPGEQKTPLLEKAEEQIKEYLDGTSRRFDLPLAAKGTEFQKTVWEALYKIPYGETRSYKQVAEMIGRPDASRAVGMANGKNPILILTPCHRVVGSDGKLTGYAAGLEIKEQLLELELTYGGR; this is encoded by the coding sequence ATGAAACATACAGCATATATTAAAACTGTCTTGGGTCCGATTAAAATATCCGAAGTGGATGGTTTTATTACTGAGTTGCTTTTTGTAAAAGATACCCATGATATTCCTGGAGAGCAGAAGACCCCTTTGTTGGAGAAAGCAGAAGAGCAGATTAAGGAATATCTGGACGGGACAAGCAGGAGATTTGATTTGCCGCTTGCTGCAAAAGGGACGGAGTTTCAAAAGACCGTATGGGAAGCCCTGTATAAGATTCCGTATGGAGAGACGCGAAGCTATAAGCAGGTTGCGGAAATGATCGGAAGGCCGGACGCATCCCGGGCGGTTGGTATGGCAAATGGTAAAAATCCCATACTGATCCTGACACCGTGTCACCGTGTAGTAGGTTCAGATGGCAAATTGACAGGCTATGCGGCAGGCCTTGAAATCAAGGAACAACTACTGGAATTGGAACTGACATATGGCGGCCGTTGA
- a CDS encoding pseudouridine synthase: protein METEGIRLNKFLSEAGVCSRREADRFIEAGKVCINGQAAKPGQRVLPGQSVTVNGRTIHAGKGDNSHKEEPVLLAVHKPKGIVCTTSDKDRAPNIVDMVDYPVRIYPIGRLDKDSEGLILMTNQGTLVNKMMRSGNAHEKEYLVKVNRPITDEFIRNMKKGVFLPELNVTTRPCVVKKAGEKAFRIILTQGLNRQIRRMCGQLGFEVRMLKRLRIMNVELGELKPGAYRELSKREYHQMKEALKGSTNRSYKEQKKEISDGR from the coding sequence ATGGAGACAGAAGGAATCCGTCTGAACAAATTTTTAAGTGAAGCCGGGGTATGTTCCCGAAGGGAGGCGGATCGCTTCATTGAGGCTGGGAAAGTCTGTATAAACGGACAGGCGGCTAAGCCCGGCCAGAGAGTTTTACCTGGTCAGTCAGTTACAGTAAACGGACGCACCATTCACGCAGGAAAAGGAGATAATAGCCATAAGGAAGAACCGGTCCTTCTGGCAGTTCATAAACCCAAAGGTATCGTATGCACAACATCGGATAAAGACCGTGCCCCCAACATTGTGGATATGGTGGATTATCCTGTAAGAATTTACCCCATCGGCCGCCTGGACAAGGATTCGGAGGGGCTGATTCTCATGACCAACCAGGGCACTCTGGTGAATAAGATGATGCGCAGCGGAAATGCTCATGAAAAAGAATATTTAGTAAAGGTCAACCGCCCGATAACCGATGAATTTATCCGGAATATGAAAAAGGGAGTATTCTTACCGGAGCTAAATGTGACCACAAGGCCCTGCGTTGTAAAGAAGGCCGGTGAAAAAGCGTTCCGTATCATTTTGACCCAGGGGTTAAACCGCCAGATCCGCCGAATGTGCGGACAGCTTGGCTTTGAAGTACGGATGCTGAAACGATTGCGAATTATGAATGTTGAACTGGGAGAGTTAAAACCCGGAGCTTACCGGGAGCTTTCGAAAAGGGAGTACCACCAGATGAAAGAGGCCTTAAAAGGCTCGACGAATCGTTCCTATAAAGAACAGAAAAAGGAGATATCTGATGGACGCTAA